The following is a genomic window from Trueperaceae bacterium.
AGGGCGAGGTTGACGTTCTCGGTCCACACGCTGGCCGCCAGGCCGTAGCGGGTGTCGTTGGCCAGTTCCACCGCCTCGGCCGGCGTCCTGAACGTCATGCTCACGATGACCGGCCCGAAGATCTCCTCCTGCGCGATGACCGCGGCGGGCGACACGTCTGTGAAGAGGGTGGGCGGGTAGTACCAGCCCTCCTCCGGCGCCGCCCAGCTCGGCTGGTAGCAGCGCGCCCCCTCCTCCCTGCCGATCCCGACCAGGCGCTCGATCTTCGAGAGCTGCACGGGCGCGATGATGGCGCCGATGTCGATGCCCTTGTCGAGGGGCGGGCCCTCGCGCAGCGTCTCCATGCGCGCGATCAGCTTGGCCTCGAGCCGGGGCGCGATGCTCTCCTGCACGAGGAGGCGGCTGCCGGCGCAGCAGACCTGCCCCTGGTTGAACCAGATGGCGTCCACCACGCCCTCGACCGCGCTGTCGATGTCGGCGTCCTCGAAGACGATGAAGGGCGACTTGCCGCCCAGCTCGAGCGACAGCTTCACGCCCCGCCCGGCGGTGGCCCGCCGGATGAGGCGACCGACCTCGGTGGAGCCGGTGAACGCCACCTTGTCTATCCCATCGGCGGCCACCAGGGCGGCGCCGGTGGCGCCGTCGCCCGTCACCACGTTGAAGACGCCGGCGGGCAGGCCCACCTCCGTGGCGAGCTCCGCGAAGAGGAGCGCGGTGAGGGGCGTGAACTCCGCCGGCTTGAGGACCACGGTGTTGCCCGCCGCCAGCGCCGGCGCCACCTTCCACGCCAGCATCAGTAGCGGGAAGTTCCACGGGATAATCTGCGCGCACACGCCAACGGGCCCGTAGCCGGGGAACTCTGCGTCCATCAGCTGGGCCCAGCCGGCGTGGTGGTAGAAGTGGCGCGCCACGAGCGGCACGTCGAGGTCGCGCGTCTCCCGGATGGGCTTGCCGTTGTCGAGCGTCTCGAGCACGGCGAGCAGGCGCGCGTGCTTCTGCACGTGCCGCGCCAGCGCGTAGAGGTAGCGGGCGCGGCCGTGCCCCCCGAGCGCCTGCCAGGCGGGCTGCGCGACGCGGGCAGCCTTGACGGCCTTGGCGACGTCGCGCTCGTCGCCCTGCGCCACCTGCGCCAACTCGCTCGCGTCGCCCGGGTTGTGGGTGGGGAACGTGGTCCCGGCGGCGGGCTTGACGTAGCGGCCGCCGATGTGATGCCCGAAGCGCCTGCCGTGGCGGTCCAGCCAGGCGCGCGCCACGTCGCCCGCCTCGGGGGCGGGGCCGTACTCCATCGTCTCGAAGATCTCCCTGACT
Proteins encoded in this region:
- a CDS encoding aldehyde dehydrogenase family protein, with translation MTVREIFETMEYGPAPEAGDVARAWLDRHGRRFGHHIGGRYVKPAAGTTFPTHNPGDASELAQVAQGDERDVAKAVKAARVAQPAWQALGGHGRARYLYALARHVQKHARLLAVLETLDNGKPIRETRDLDVPLVARHFYHHAGWAQLMDAEFPGYGPVGVCAQIIPWNFPLLMLAWKVAPALAAGNTVVLKPAEFTPLTALLFAELATEVGLPAGVFNVVTGDGATGAALVAADGIDKVAFTGSTEVGRLIRRATAGRGVKLSLELGGKSPFIVFEDADIDSAVEGVVDAIWFNQGQVCCAGSRLLVQESIAPRLEAKLIARMETLREGPPLDKGIDIGAIIAPVQLSKIERLVGIGREEGARCYQPSWAAPEEGWYYPPTLFTDVSPAAVIAQEEIFGPVIVSMTFRTPAEAVELANDTRYGLAASVWTENVNLALDVAPKLKAGVVWVNCTNQFDAAAGFGGYRESGFGREGGREGMFEYLRPTYEAALEPYAPAEVAPPAPAADVTAGLQDGASPAGIDRTPKLYVGGKQKRPDGNYVYPVLSAAGVRVGDAPLGNRKDVRDAVEAALKGSAWGKATAHLRAQVLYYVAENLGVRAPEFEERLTSLTGASRRAAAREVARSVERLFAAAAYADKYDGRVHPTPMRNVTLAMNEPYDVLAVVCPDEAPLLAFVSLVAPALAMGNRVVAVPSARWPLLATDLYQVFDTSDVPGGAINIVTGVRDELAKVLAQHDAVEAMWYFGSADGAAMVERESVGNLKATWVNHGKKRDWHDDAQAGGRELLRRATRVKNVWVPYGE